The Paeniglutamicibacter cryotolerans DNA segment TTCGATGCCCTCCACGTTAACCACCTCAATGGGATCATGCTGCGCGCGCCAGACATTACCTACGGAGGGGAACTCAAGGTCAGAGGTGACGAGTCGGTTGCGAGTACCGCTCCAATCAAGCGAAGAAACCACTTGAAAGGCTCCCTCTGAGGCGCAAGAGAGCACTGCCACGTTTTCTCCGCTAACACCTAAGAAACGTCCTGCCCGTGTGCGGTATTCTTCGACTTTCCCAACCCAGGTCTCCCACGGAGCCTGATCAGAAAGAAGACCGGCCGTCATGCGTTGCATAGTGTGCGCCAAGTGGTTCGAAAGCGCCCCTGGCTACAACTAGCGAAATGCGGAGCTAATTCGAGCGCCGGGAATTGTCGCCTAAATTGTTCAGGCGTGAGCGGGGAAATGGTGTTAAGCACGAGACCTCTCTTTATAGCTTTCTGGATTTGTGCGAAATTCAGTGAGTTGATCCGTGAGCCACAATGTTGATGATGATCTGAAAGAACCTAATTAGACCGTATTTCGCTCTGCTCACAGGTATAAAAATTAAATTTGATAAATATGTTCGACAATTCTGTTGTATAAAATGCACTTCAAAGCATTCGAGCTAGGGAGTCTCTTGCATTCACGAGCCAGCCTGTACGTGCCTAATTTAAGGTGCATTGCTTCCGCTTATGGGGCCTCTGGCATTCATTTGAAGAGACTGACACACACTCGCTTGGGTGGAATCAAAACGCCGGCCGGGCTTGCCCTACAGTAAAAATGCCTTCTGCTGACATCGCTATGGACAATCAAATCCTCCCTCGCATCTTGCTTGCCGTACGGGTGTGGTGGTTACCGGGTAACGTAGCTCACATTGATAGTAACGTACCAATGATGGTTCGCGTCAAGTACCATTAAGATATTGATATTTTCATCGATATACACATGAGAACCTCCACTCCAGAAGTTTTCGCGACGATAGGAGCATGCTCATCGTTCCCCTGACCCAACGCCTCAACTTCAGTCACCACGCAGCGACGCTCCTTGCGAGCGATTGCCTAGCAGAGGAATATTTCAAGTGAACCCATCACACCAGCAGGTTCCACATAGTGACGCTTCGACATTGGCGCTAGACTTGGCGCGCAAGATCAGCCGGGGTGACATGCGGCCGGGCGAACGACTTCCGTCAGAAAGAGTGCTTTCTGCCCAATCCGGGCTTAGCCGCCAGTCAGTACGCAAGGCCATTAGCGCGCTTGTCACCGCGGAAGTAGTCTCAATCAAGGCTGGTCGAGGTGCTGCCAGCGGATCCTTCGTCCGATCAAATCTTGTCCCAATTGCCCTTCTGGACCCGAACCGAGAGCCACCGAGCTTCAGCGAAGTAGGTCAAATTTTAGAGGCGAGACGCCTCTTCGAGCCCCCAGTTGCCCTTTTTGCAAGCATCCGCATGGATGAGCGCGATTACGATGACATTAATGATGTACTCGGCATGCAGCGAAAGGCGAACGATCTGCATAGTTTCAGAAGTCTGGACAGTCGTTTTCATCTCGCAATCGCAAAGGCGACCCACAATGACGTTGTGTACCAGCAAATGGTGAGCCTCATGCGGGAATTAGAGATAGCACGCCACGTGCTTCCCGTAGACTCCTCCGAACAGGAAATCGAGAATACCCTCGATATGCACTCACAGACACTCGAAGCAATTAGCTCACGCGATCCAGACCGCATCTCGGAAGTGATGTCGCGCCACCTAGCGATGATGGAGCAGGCGTGGGAAGGCGTCAGCGCGCGAAAGTTTTCGGCCCATGCTCAAAGGCTCGGTTTCACTATTTCAGGCGATGTTTGATCACCAGATATCTGGATCCGCACAGGCGTCGTCACAAACGGTGTTGTTTTACGGGAAAGAACATGTAGCGGGCTTGCTGAGAATGAAGCATCCCACAAATCATGCCGTCGTATTTTGAGGGACCAGATCAAGGAAGATGTTCGGTTAATCGCCGATATCGGCACATCTGTCAGCTTCCGTGTAGGTGGCCCATGACTCCGAGCTCCCCCCGGGGCCTCCGTCAGGGGTCCACGACGAGGACATCGGAGGTAGGGAGGCCATCAATCGTGTATCCCGGCATCGTCTCGATCACCGAACGCATCGTGACTTTTTCATTGGTGCTGCCCATTTCCTGCTCCCCGGCGGGACCGAAGACGTAGAGGCAGGTGGGATTGCTCCCGGCACCAAAGCGGGAACGCGATTGGATCCCCTCGAAACCGGCCGCTTCCATGGCAGCGGCCCAGGCGCGGGTCATCAGGTAGCCGTCATCCATGGGGGCAGTGATGTCCCCGGCCACGATCCCGTAGGCCGACGCCGCACCGGCGGTGAAATCCGCGGCCGTGATGCCGGGGATCTCCAGCTGGGAGATCCATCGTTCGGAAACCATGGATGCCGGGATGGCAGGATCTCCCACGAAGGCCACACCCAAAAACTCGCGCACGGCGACCTCCTGCGAGGAGGCGGTGTTCAGCGTGCCCCGTGGTGCTTGAAGGTTGAACCGTCCCACGCTGTTGGAAAAGTACCACGGGCCATGCAGTCCGTGTGCCCGGTAGCGGCACACCCGCGCACGATGCCGGTAGGCAGGGAAGCCGGTGTAGTCCCTGACCGGGTCCGGGGACCGCAGCGTGCTTGAAGCCCGGCTCATGCAGCTGCGTGCCAGCCGGCGGCGTCGGTGGCGGCGAGCTTCCCCAGTTCCGCGATCCGGTCACTGTCCCCCGAGGCCAGGACCTCCAGTGCCGTGCTCTCCCCCAACTGGGCCAGGCGTGCGGTGAGCCAGTAGGTGACGGTCCAGCCGTCCACCCCGGTGCCCAGCAGGACGCTCAGCAGGTGCTGGAGCCCGGGTGCCACCGCGCCGTTGATGAACTGGAAGGCCGGGAAGAGCACGACCCCGTCCGCGGTCTTTACCCGCAGCAGGCGGTGGTTTTTGACCCGCTCGCTCACTGCCTGGCGCGACACGTCACCCAGCACCTTGCGCACCCGGTCCGTGGTGTAGAAGGCCCCGAGGCGGTCGTTGATCCGGTTGGCTCTCAGGACGGCATCGGCCATGGCGTTGACCGTGGCACGCCCGGCCTCGCCGGAGAAGTCGGTGACCTCTTGGGAGGCAACCATCTGATCGAGGCGGCGTCCCACGCCGTCCAAGACGCGCTCGCGCCAGTTCTCGGCGGTCGAAGCACCGCCCTGCGTGAAGTCAATGAGATCGCTCATGGTCGTCGCCCCTTTTCGCTCCCCTCCACCTTTTCACCTTTGGTCAAGGCAAGTCAAGGCAAATGCCAACACATGGGCGTCAGTCCGGTGTGGGTTATCAAAGTCGGCCCGGAACACCCATTGCCGCGCCGGCAAACGTGCGGTAGCTCCAGCAGGAAATCCTCGAGATGGATCGGACATCATGGAGAATGAATACCCCGAGTACTCCCGCAAAGCGGACGATTCGGATACTGCGCCGAGTGGGACAGACTTTCGGCAGTCACTATTGGATCTCGAAGAGGAGGTGATGAGCATGACCATGCATGAAGCCCTTTCGAGCCGCTCGGCATCTTGCCAAAGTAGCCAAGCATACAATCGGATCTTTCGGCCCTCGCCGCGACCGAAATCTCGTGTGTCGGCGTTTGCAGCAATAGCAAGCACCCGATCCGCCCTCGAGGTTACTCAAAGCCCCGATGCAACTACAGGGTAGGGATAAGCGGTTTCAGACCAGCAAAAGTCATCCGCAATCGAGCCTTTGGGCCGGCAACCGCGTCCATCCATCACATTTTGATTCAGACGAATACCGCTGACTATCACTAGGATTCAAGTTCGCCTCAAACAAGAGTTCCCTTCGACCGGGCGGCAGAGAAAGGGCCAAGGACCACACCCGACTCATGTCGCCGAGAGGTGAAGCTGACCCAGAGGGGTTCGACACCGTGGCACGCGGGCGCCGGCACGCAGAGGTCCAGCCAGGCCTAGGGCATTGCGCTCTCACCGGGGCCTACCTCCCACACACTGAATCCCGGCCAATAATTTACGTATTTAACGCTTCCCCTTTTTGTGCATCTAAGCATGTAAGTATTTACACCAGTGACCCCGAGGATCTAACTGCGCGATCATGGCGCATAGCCTCACTGGGTAGCGGTAGCCCACGTACCTGGTGTGTAACCTCGTCACTTCGTAGACATCGGATCTCGTCACTTCGGTGACACCGGGACTCGTGGTTTCACACCAACTCTCCGGACTATCGCTACCAACAGAGGCTACGCGCCAGATCATGCCAGTCCGAAAAATCCGCTACATTTCTTGCCTAAATTTTTTGTGCATCTAACATTTTGCATGGTTAACCTACTACGTGATTACGTCTTTGCGTATCTTTGATACTGACTCATCCGGACGCCATCTGATCATGCAAAAGCATTTTGTCTTACAACAATTTACGCATCTAACGTTTTTGCTTAACAACACTTTAGGTATCTAGGCAAGTGACATTCCAAGGAGCTACGTTCTCTATGTGTGGCATAGTCTGCATCCGACATGAACAACATTTTACGCATCTAGCACTTTATATAACTATCCCGCATCGGTCGCATGGCCACTATCCAAGGCAACGAACGGGTCCGTGGGGCCACACTGGGGCTTGGTCCAAGTGAAGGCCGAAGCCCGAACTGGGTAAATTGTTAGATGCACAAAATGCTCACATACGTCGGCTGATTGTCACCTGATGCCATCGGAGGTCCACCAAAGAAGATGGGTAAATTGTTAATTGCACAAATTCTAATCCCATGAGATGAGCCGCTCTGCTCCAAGGAACCTCCGGATTCGAAGGCTTAACCCCAGGTCTAGCGGGTAGCCCCTGAAGGTCTTGGATCATATGACTGCTCGGTTCATATGCTGAATAAGTAAATTGTTGGATGCGCAAAAACTTGATTGATTGCCAACTGAGCTGCGCTCACCCCGATCCTAAGAGGCGGGGGAGTGGTTGCCCTGTGATCGCCCAAGCGGTCATTTTGCATTTTTGGGTGTTTGCGCTGTTAGGCATGTAGCGATTAAGCATTTCAACGTTCCACACTTCTAACATTTTAACTTTTTGTGCATCTAGTAATTTACTTTTTCAACTACTAGTGCATTTAGTGGATTAGATGGTCTCGAAACAGTAACGATATGGTGGATCTGGCCGAGGCTCGTGTCGAACCCGCCTTGTCGGCGGGTTCGGGAGAGTGCTCTGCGGCTAATGTAATTTGCGGGGATGCCCTTCCCCTCCAACTGAACAACTAAAATCTCATCAAATTAGAGGAGAAGTCTCCTATATGCGCAAGATCTATGTGGTCAACGAAAAGGGCGGTGTCGGTAAATCGACCATCGCTTTTCACCTGGCAGGTGCCCTCGCCCAGCACGGAACAACGGTCCTGGTTGACGCCGACCGCCAAGAAACGTCCTACCGTTACTACACCGCCACCGAGAACGCTCTCTCGTTCCTGAACCAGACCTACGCCGAAGAACTCGCTGACTTCGAAATCGGCAACAAGCGCCGTAAGCCTGTCCAGCCTGCACGGGAACCCAGCTTCGGTGCCATCGTTTTCCCGCACGCCACGACCTCGGAGCAAATCGAGGCCCAGTGCGCCAACTTCGACTACATGATCGTGGACACCTCGGCCGGGATCAACCGGACGCTCTTGAACAGCATCATGGGATCCGACAGTCTTGTTTTGATCCCATGCGATACCAAGATGAGCGATCTGTGGACCACATCTGACCTGGTCAAGGCTTACGAGAATTCGCAGGCAACCATCCGGATCGTGCAACGCGAAGGCCAGCAGCCCCGTGCCTATGCCGCTGAAGAGCTGCAGGACGCAGGCCTAGCCAATATCACCATCGGCAGCGTCATCAGTACCTTGAACGCCTACGAAGACTCCATACGCAACGGTGGGACAGTCGTCGACGTGCCACTCATGCCATCTGACCGGCCCTTGCAACGAGCACGGACCCAGGTCACCAAGCTGGCTAATGAGGTCGTGTCTATTCTGGCGGCAATGGAAAAGGAGCAAGCGGAGGTAAACGGTGGCCAGCAAGCGACCGCCTAGGCGTTCTGCAAGCAGCCTCATTGAAGGTGCCGGAAGCATTGCCGCGACATTTGAGGCCGAGCAGGTTCAGTCCAACAACACCGATAAGCCCTCCAAGAAGTCATTGACCGAGCTGGCCCAAGTGCGCACGCAGGGCGAAGTAGCGGTGCATCCTCCTCGGGAGATGCCTGCCCCGGTTGCTCCTAGCGCTCCTCACCTGGTGCAAGCGACTGGTGTCGTGGATTCTGCTTCCTCGCCGCCGTCTCAAACCAGCGATCCGGCGGTCCACGAGCCCCCCGCACAGACCGATTCGGCAGGAATCGACTATCCGCAGCCGGTGGAAACCGCGCTGCGAGCGACGAATCCTGACATTGAACCTCGGATGATGACCGACGAGGGGATAAGAGGGGAAATTTCGAAGGCCCCGATGCAGCCGGCCATTCGCAAGCCAGTTTCTACCATGCCACCGCCAGTGGTTCGGCATCGTTCTCCGATGTCCGCCTACAACAAGGCATTGGGCCAGCTCAACAAGGTGATCCTTGAAACAGATCTAGCCACCGATAACGGTAGGGGAGTGTTCGACGACTACAGCACGAACATGACTAGAATCCGCTATGAAAAGGGTGTGACCTACAACGACCTGCTGCCACTGACGTTCACCACCGGCTTCAACTCGGGCCTTGAGCGGACCACCTTCCAATTGACTCAGCACCAAGTCGAGGAAGCTAAGAAGTTCAGTAACTACCTCGGGCGCGAAATCAGACGCAATGGGGGAGAGGGACAGAAAGTCGTGCGTTCCAGCGCCGTCTCCATGCTGCACCGGATCATGCAGGACTTCTTCATCGCCAATGCCCCTCAAGATTGCTTTGACGGTGTCGAAGGCGAACAGTCTGCCCGGGCCGCTGTAGGGCTGCAGCCCTTGCCGGAGCTGGAGATCTATGAACACGCGGTCGCCTCGCACGATCCATCCACGGGGCCGATGGATCCGCGGATCGCCGAGACGTCGTTGGTGACCCCGGAAGGCTGGGGTGTCTTCGATGACTTCACGACCAACATGACTAAGATCAGGTACGAAAAGGGAGTCACCTACAACGACTTGCTTCCTATCACTTTCGCCACCGGATTCAACTCAGGCCTGGAGCGTGCCACATTCCAGATGACCGTCCGGCAGATTGAAGAATCCAAGAAGTTCAGCAGCTATTTGTCACGCGAAATCAAGAATTCCTTGCCCCCATCATTGCGAGCCGTTCGTTCTACGGCCGTCTCGATGCTGCACAGGATCATGCAGGACTTCTTCATTGCCAATGCGCCGGCCGATTGTTTTGACGGTGTCAGCAACGAGCAGGAGGCCAGGGCCCATGTGGGTCTGCCGCCGCTGCCCGAACTGGAAATTTTCGAGTACGAAATCAACAAGCAGGTTCGAAAGCTCGCGTCACTGTAGGGTCGCCGGAAAATGGAAAAAGGCCGGGAGTTTCCTCCCGGCCTTTTTCACGCCCTTTATCTAAAATCTCATCTTTAGATGCCTACAGCGTACCGCAACGAAACAGGTTTTCATCGAATTTCCGGTCAACGCCACGAAAACGTCGGGCCAATGAATGGCGTCTCAGCCAGAGCGTGTAAGCAAATCTGCCAGTGCATCAAAATGCTAAATGGTTAGATGACTAAATGCATAAAAACTACCCGCGGACTAGCCCGGGGGAGGGTAGGTATCCTCGGATGGCTCGAATTCATCGAAAGGGTAGTCCTGGTCAGGATATGCGAAGCCGGAATGGGTGACCAGGCGCGTATTGAGCCAGCTCACCCATAAGAAGCGCTGCTGGGCGTAGATATTGCGTTGCTGCTCCACGTCGTCGGTAGCACCCAAGAGATCCGCAAGGAACCGAAGATTGGCCCCGGTTTCAATCCATCCTTCCCTGGCCTTGACGGCCAGGTGGTGTCCCTCCAGGACGGCTAAGGCGTCTTGAGTTGCAGAACGGCTCAGGCCGGTTGATCTCATGATTTCCGGCGCGGTTTTCATGCCCTGTTCCAGCGCTTCGTAAACGAAAGCCGCCACGACTCCCAGCGCCCGAAACACGGGACGCAAGGCGTGGAGCTTACCCACCCGGTAGCTGATGGCCAGCGAACCATTGACGAGGCCTTCAGGGACCACCAGTTCGTAGGTGTCCGCATATTTGCCGTGGGCAGGACTGCTCAGCCGTACCAGCGGTTCAGCTTCGGCACGCAACCTGCGAAGGTGACGAGAGACGGTTGAATGATCTAGGCCTGTCGCGATGGCCAGGGCCCGGCAGCCAAACTCGATGAAGGAGGATTGCGACTTAGAGGCAGCTTCTCCTAGCGCACGGAGCACCAAACGCAGCTGTAGACCCACGCGGGAAGGGCCGTAGGTAAGCTCACGAGCGTGGGAGGCGTTGCGCCAGATCTTCAGCCACTCGTAGAACCCAACTGAACGAACGGACCTTGTACCCCCCTGTGCTTTTGGCTGGCTTGTGTTGTTTTTAACGACAGTGTTGTGACCGCCCCGGTGGCCCTTGCTTTGGAGCCGGTTCAGGTCTGCCTGTAGTTCTTTCAGGGGGCTTCTGTACCGGGAGAACAAGGTGTTGAGTCCCGGCCAGCGGCCATCGTTCATGCGCTGGTAAATGGCCGGAGTGTCAAAGCCCGCATTGGTGGCCGCCCGGAGCACTGCGAATCGGGCCTCACTGGGGGAGTCATACTTACCACCGGGCTGGAATCCGTTGCGCGCAACGGTCAAGATGCCGGCGTTCATTTCGCTTTGTCCATCGCGGTCATTGACGCTGCCGACGGGCTCGGGTTCAGGTGTCGCCGGGCGCAGGTGCTCCAGGCTGCGATGCAGTGCATCGAATAGTGGGCGTGGTGCGGGGGAATTCGCGACCGTCAGAGCCATCTTGGGGCTCATCAGGAGCTCCTGGCGACCACCGAGCTTGTGTGGGGATCCTGGCATTCGGATGCAGCCATGCTGAACTGTCATGTGCGGCATCGGGTCAACGGTAGGGCATCTAAAGGCGAGCAGACGTAGGAAATCCACGGCGTCACCGGTCGTGATTCCTCCGGAGATCGGAACGTAGAGGTGTTCGCCAGCAGAGGGCGAACGGTCGTGGATCCAACGGATTCCGTGCTCGCTGAGCATGGCCTGGGTGCGCCGGACGTCGATCTCGACCTGGTCCACTCCCCGGGTACCAGAATCGAAGTCGATGGCAAGGATCTTGGCTAGGCCGGTTGTGGCGTCGTGGAGCATCACCGCGGCCGGGCGCGAGGGCAATGTGGCGTCTAGAATCCGCTCGTCGCGCTGTCGATAATTGCGTCCGTTGTCGCGCGAAACACGTACCCTGGCACGGCCCGCCAGCAAGGGGACCAGGTCTCGCCACAGCTCGTTGTGAACCGGCCCGGCTGTTTCCTGGGTTGCGAAAGGCAGAATTGTGTCTAACATAGACGTAGGCGAACATCGCCGTGGTTCGTTAGGTCATGGGTCGTGAAACTACATGGGGCCTAACGAATGTTGGAACTGAATACATCAATCTTCGAGATTGGATCCAGAGGATGTTCGAAGCCTCTCCTTTCGCTTAGTCATCGGATATTGATCTGAACGCTTGGTCCTGCAAGACCTAAACGTTCTGAAGCTTGAAAGGCTCACCCTGCAAGGTGGGCCTTCGGCTTTTAAGTGCTATATCTACGAGAGACATCTGGATGGTGAAGAGTCAACATCGACCCAGAGATCAGCGGGCTTCATTAAGGCCATGGTCTTCACGCTCCTTCTGAATTCAGGAATCATCTCGATGTGGCAAATCTATCGCCTTTGCCGGGCGTTCTCCCGCATCTCCCATGGCCGGCCTCGGGTGGGAGGTGTTTGTAGGGCACTTCCACCAGAAGAAAGTCGATGTGGTTTTCCCGCCTCGCATTTTAGGGGCGCAACATTTTATGCATCTAGCATTTTGACATTCTTCACCACCTTCACGTGTTGGCTGAAACAGGTCAAATTCCTCATGATTCTGCGGATTTCCTGTATTCAGGGTGTCAAATATGTAGAAGCCTAGACGCTAAGATGCACAAAATGATGGCGTTTCTACAGGCCCAAAGGAACTCACGATACCGTTGGTTTAGATGCGTCAAAATTATAACGATTCGATAACGACACGCTGGTTTTCACGGAATCGTTCATTTCGCAAGGGGAAAAGCGCTGATAGCAAGAGGTTGCCGCCGATGCGGATTCCCAAGAGGGGTGCCCCACGCAACGTTCAGGGTGGCCGAGGGGCATCTAACCCTCACAGGCACAGATATACGTAATGCCGTTGTGCTCTGCCGCGATCTGGATCCCGTGTCTGGTTGAAAACCATAAGCCGCACGTGAACTCGGAGGCAGCGGTACAGAGATCACGCGCTCAGCGTGCGATCGCGGTCTTTGACTGTGAGCCAGGCGGAAGACGTTCACAGAGCTCCACCTCTTCGGGTAGATGTCCTTCAGAAGTCGACGGCGCTCCACTCGGCCATGAGGAATCAGCGGCACAACAGCCCGAAAAGGATACTGAATTCGGGGTTGCTCTGACATCAACGGGGTCTTGGTAGTAATGGGGACGGATTGAGCGCTAAGCCTCCAGGGTCGCTTTGGCGGTGGGGCGCCGTCCGATGCTTGCCTTGTTGAGGTGCCCGTAAATGGTGGAGCGTGGGACCTGGAGGAGGTCGGCGATGCGTTGGACCGTATGGGTCCCCGCGTCGTAGAGCTGCTGGGCGTGGTAGGCCTGGTCGGGGGTGAGCTTCGGGCGTCTTCCTCCTGTTCGCCCGCGGGCACGGGCGGCTGCGAGTCCGTCGCGGGTGTTGGCGACGATGAGTTCTCGTTGGAGTTCGGCCAGGACGGAGAGCATTCCGAACATCGCACGTCCTTCCGCGGTCGTGGTGTCGATGCCCTGCTCAAGGACGCGCAATCCCACACCACGCTCGCGGAGGGCCGCACCGAGGGTCACCAGGTGGAGCACCGAGCGTCCGAGCCTATCCAGACGGGTGATGACCAGCTGGTCGCCGGCGCGGTTGGCCGAGGCGAGGGCCTTGTCGAGCTCGGGCCTGCTGGCCTTGGCACCGCTGGCATGGTCGAGGTAGATGTTTGCCGGGTCGACACCGGCGCGGGCCAGGGCATCCGTTTGGTGGTCAGGGTTTTGGTCGGCGGTGGAGACCCGCGCGTATCCGATCAACATGTGTCGATAATACCGGTGCTGCATGGTTTGACGACGTT contains these protein-coding regions:
- a CDS encoding FadR/GntR family transcriptional regulator, whose translation is MNPSHQQVPHSDASTLALDLARKISRGDMRPGERLPSERVLSAQSGLSRQSVRKAISALVTAEVVSIKAGRGAASGSFVRSNLVPIALLDPNREPPSFSEVGQILEARRLFEPPVALFASIRMDERDYDDINDVLGMQRKANDLHSFRSLDSRFHLAIAKATHNDVVYQQMVSLMRELEIARHVLPVDSSEQEIENTLDMHSQTLEAISSRDPDRISEVMSRHLAMMEQAWEGVSARKFSAHAQRLGFTISGDV
- a CDS encoding RES domain-containing protein, encoding MSRASSTLRSPDPVRDYTGFPAYRHRARVCRYRAHGLHGPWYFSNSVGRFNLQAPRGTLNTASSQEVAVREFLGVAFVGDPAIPASMVSERWISQLEIPGITAADFTAGAASAYGIVAGDITAPMDDGYLMTRAWAAAMEAAGFEGIQSRSRFGAGSNPTCLYVFGPAGEQEMGSTNEKVTMRSVIETMPGYTIDGLPTSDVLVVDP
- a CDS encoding ParA family protein, encoding MRKIYVVNEKGGVGKSTIAFHLAGALAQHGTTVLVDADRQETSYRYYTATENALSFLNQTYAEELADFEIGNKRRKPVQPAREPSFGAIVFPHATTSEQIEAQCANFDYMIVDTSAGINRTLLNSIMGSDSLVLIPCDTKMSDLWTTSDLVKAYENSQATIRIVQREGQQPRAYAAEELQDAGLANITIGSVISTLNAYEDSIRNGGTVVDVPLMPSDRPLQRARTQVTKLANEVVSILAAMEKEQAEVNGGQQATA
- a CDS encoding MarR family transcriptional regulator, translating into MLDTILPFATQETAGPVHNELWRDLVPLLAGRARVRVSRDNGRNYRQRDERILDATLPSRPAAVMLHDATTGLAKILAIDFDSGTRGVDQVEIDVRRTQAMLSEHGIRWIHDRSPSAGEHLYVPISGGITTGDAVDFLRLLAFRCPTVDPMPHMTVQHGCIRMPGSPHKLGGRQELLMSPKMALTVANSPAPRPLFDALHRSLEHLRPATPEPEPVGSVNDRDGQSEMNAGILTVARNGFQPGGKYDSPSEARFAVLRAATNAGFDTPAIYQRMNDGRWPGLNTLFSRYRSPLKELQADLNRLQSKGHRGGHNTVVKNNTSQPKAQGGTRSVRSVGFYEWLKIWRNASHARELTYGPSRVGLQLRLVLRALGEAASKSQSSFIEFGCRALAIATGLDHSTVSRHLRRLRAEAEPLVRLSSPAHGKYADTYELVVPEGLVNGSLAISYRVGKLHALRPVFRALGVVAAFVYEALEQGMKTAPEIMRSTGLSRSATQDALAVLEGHHLAVKAREGWIETGANLRFLADLLGATDDVEQQRNIYAQQRFLWVSWLNTRLVTHSGFAYPDQDYPFDEFEPSEDTYPPPG
- a CDS encoding recombinase family protein; translation: MLIGYARVSTADQNPDHQTDALARAGVDPANIYLDHASGAKASRPELDKALASANRAGDQLVITRLDRLGRSVLHLVTLGAALRERGVGLRVLEQGIDTTTAEGRAMFGMLSVLAELQRELIVANTRDGLAAARARGRTGGRRPKLTPDQAYHAQQLYDAGTHTVQRIADLLQVPRSTIYGHLNKASIGRRPTAKATLEA